The following are encoded together in the Cohaesibacter gelatinilyticus genome:
- a CDS encoding arsenate reductase (azurin) small subunit — MNAPTAMEMEKSHTCSCSGKAKKACTMNRRQFLFASGATTFTVMVTMTAGKGKAEQVPALVSTYPRKKIAKLSELKQDEPVTFEYPDEGEYASSILVKMGKEGGGGVGKDKDIVAFNLTCTHQGGDMTDGYKPEHKVLGPCPLHLSTYDLTRHGILVSGQAYQSLPQVLLEVDGDDVYAVGMFGLIYGRYDNLIS, encoded by the coding sequence ATGAATGCTCCAACTGCCATGGAAATGGAAAAATCCCATACCTGCAGCTGTTCTGGCAAAGCCAAGAAAGCCTGCACCATGAACCGGCGTCAATTCCTGTTCGCTTCTGGTGCAACCACCTTCACCGTCATGGTCACCATGACGGCGGGCAAGGGTAAGGCAGAACAGGTGCCAGCTTTGGTATCGACCTATCCACGCAAGAAAATTGCCAAACTGTCCGAGTTGAAACAGGACGAACCGGTGACCTTTGAATATCCTGATGAAGGCGAATATGCCAGCTCCATCCTTGTGAAAATGGGCAAGGAAGGCGGCGGCGGCGTCGGCAAGGACAAGGATATCGTAGCTTTCAACCTGACCTGTACCCACCAGGGTGGTGACATGACAGACGGCTACAAGCCAGAGCATAAAGTGCTTGGCCCATGTCCGTTGCATCTGTCCACCTACGACCTGACCCGTCACGGGATTCTGGTCTCCGGACAGGCCTATCAGTCCCTGCCTCAGGTACTGCTGGAAGTGGATGGCGATGATGTTTATGCCGTCGGAATGTTCGGCCTGATTTATGGCCGCTATGACAACCTGATTTCTTAA